The window TAAATGTGCAAAACTTGTGGACAATGATAGGGATCGAACAGATAAAACATGAATTACGTGCTCGTTAACATAAGTATACCATATTGATCCCCTATATTTAAAAAATTTGGACTTTCGACGAGTTTATTTTATTTTTAAAACTTTTATGCAACACGCAAGAATGCAGATGGAGGGGATTGGGCGATGTTTTTCGTTATGACGTGTAATCAATGGCAGTAAAAGATCTATTTCATAGATAGTGAGGGAAGTGATTTGACAACGGCAGTAGGTATTACATTATTAGTAGTAGGAATTGCTCTTTTACCGTTTGGAGTGATTTATTTTAAAGATAGCTGGAAGGAAATAAAAGAGTTATCTCCAAGCGCCAAAAAAACCGCAATATTTTTGGAAATACTGGATTTATTCACTGCACCCATTGGTTCAACTTCTCTGCTTTTTCTTTCATTAATATTTATTATCGGAGGTATAGGCTTGGTTTTTTTGGAATTTCTTTAATGGTAAAAAGGATATGGCTGTAACAGAGCTCGTTCTTCGGAATGGAAAATATAGTACAATTTTAACACGGGGGAGTTTTAGTGGATTATTTTACTTTACTGGCGGAAGAAAAAATCAAGGCAGCTTACGAAAAAGGAGCGTTCGATGATCTTCCGGGGAAAGGGAAGCCGTTGAAAATGGACAGCATGGTGGAAATTCCGGAAGACTTGAGAATGGCTTATCGAATCATGAAAAACGCAGGATATATGGAGGAAGAACAGGAGATTCGAAAAGAGTTTTTGACAATCGAAGAACTGATCCGGCAATGCCATGATGAACAAGAAAGAAAAAGACTGGAAAAACAATGGTCCCAGCGGCTGATTCAATACAATCAACTGCTTTCTAAAAGAAAAATAAAAACGAATTCGTCTCTATTTAAAAGATATGAGCAGAAGATCGAAAAAAGGATCATCGGATCAAACAGTAATTCTTGATGTAAAGAAGTCATAACCTTGGTTTAAACGTAGGAAAAAACCATCGTGATTTCAATGAATTGTCCTTTTTGCGTTAAGGTTTGTCAATTTTAGTCGATATAGTAAATGAAACCTTAAAAATAGCAGTACGTTCATTGGCGGTCCATGACAATAGAAATAGAAATTTAGTAAATAGGGTGAGAATGATGGATAAGACAACAATTATTGGAGTAATACTCGGAATTATTGCCATTGGGGTCGGTATGGTGTTAAAGGGGGTCAACCTTTCGGTATTAGCGAATCCCGCCGCTTTTTTGATCATTATTGCAGGGACTATATCTGCTGTGACCATCGCTTTTCCAACGAACGAAATAAAAAAAGTTCCAAAATTGTTTGCGATTATTTTTAAAGAGCAAAAATTAATGAGTCGGCTTGAGGTGATTCGTTTGTTTTCGGAGTGGGCGGAAATTGCCCGCAGAGAAGGTCTTCTTGCCTTGGAATCAAGACTGGACGAGATAGAAGACCCTTTTTTGAAGAACGGTTTAAGTCTGGCGGTCGACGGTCAAAATGCCGACTACATCCGCGATGTCTTAACGGAAGAGATTGAAGCGATGGAGGAACGCCACAAAGTTGGAATTTCCATTTTTTTGCAAGCGGGTACATATGCTCCTTCGCTTGGGGTGCTTGGAGCGGTAATCGGATTAATAGCTGCCCTCGGAAATATGTCGGATACGGATGCATTAGGGCATGCCATTTCGGCAGCATTCGTGGCTACCATGTTAGGGATTTTTACCGGATATGTATTGTGGAATCCATTTGCCAATAAATTAAGACGAAAATCGCAGCAAGAAGTTCAATTAAAAGAAATGATGATAGAAGGAATTTTATCGATCATCGAAGGAGAGGCCCCTCGCACTATTGAACAAAAATTGTCTTCTTTTTTGCCTCAAGAGGAACGAAAGAATATGATGATGGAAGCGGAAGGTGTCAGTCAAAATGGCGAAGCGTAAAAAAAGGAATGACGATGAGCGTATAAGTGAATCTTGGCTGCTTCCTTATTCTGACTTGCTAACATTGCTTTTGGCGCTATTTATTGTCCTCTTTTCCATGAGTGCGGTCGATGCGAAAAAGTTTCAAAAATTTGCGCAGACCTTTAATGATATATTTCAAGGCAGCACAGGGGTCATGGATTTTTCCGATACGATTCAAACTCCGGTTCCGTCCCCCGACGGTAAGGCGAATAAAGATGACATTCTGAACAAAAAAGATGAAAAAGAATTAAAACAAGTAGAGGGAAGAATCAATCAATATATCGAAAAAAAACATTTGACGAATAAAATTACCACGTCCTTGACAAGCGAGGGACTTTTGTTGAGAATTCGAGATAATGTATTATTCGACTCCGGAAAAGCGACCATTCGGAAAGAGGACGTTCAAATGGCTAGAGAACTGTCAAATTTACTTGTCATGAATCCTCCTCATCAAATCATTATCAGCGGACACACCGATAACGTTCCGATTAAAACGGCTTCATTTGAATCCAACTGGGAATTAAGCGCTATGAGGGCCATCAATTTTATGAAAATTCTTTTGGAAAATCCGAAATTGGACCCGAGCCAATTTAGTGCCAAAGGATACGGCGAATACCAGCCGGTTGCAGACAACTCTACCCCGGAAGGAAGGGCTAAAAACCGACGCGTGGAAGTACTCATTATGCCGATCAATCAACAGAAGAACGTACAGCAATAAGCATAATGTTTGTTTAATAAACAAAAGAAGGGGTACAATAAATATCGGATAAAGTCGTAAAGGGGGAGAACAAACGATGGGTAAAAAAATTGCCGTATTGGTAACAGATATGGTGGAAGACTCTGAGTACACTGAACCTGTAAAAGCCTATAAAGAAGCAGGCCATGAAATTGTCAATATTGAAAAAGAAAAAGGGAAAACGGTAAAAGGCAAACATGGCGACGCTGTTATTACGATCGATGAAAGCATCGATAACGCGAAAGTGGAAAATTACGATGCTTTGTTGATCCCGGGAGGATTTTCACCAGACATATTACGTGCCGATGACCGGTTTGTTCAATTTGTTAAAGATTTTATGGATTCTAAAAAACCGGTATTTGCGATTTGCCATGGTCCACAGCTCCTCATCACGGCGAAAGCTCTGGAAGGAAAAACGGCTACTGGCTATAAATCCATTCGTGTTGATATGGAATACGCCGGCGCTCATTATAAAGATGAAGAAGTGGTTGTAAGCGACAACCAATTAGTAACGAGCCGGACACCAGACGATATTCCGGCGTTTAATCGCGAATCCTTGAAACTTTTGCAATAGAACATTTTTACGACATGAAGAAGGCATTAGTCAAGGGTTTGACTTGCTGACACGACGAGAAATGATTGTGTCAGCGAGTCAAACCCTTCATTTTTTTTGTAAAAGTAAAGAAAAAAAACATATAATAAACATAGAATATTGAAACATATCATTGTGCGTTTCCTTAAACTTGAGAAATGAAACGGAGCAAAAAAGAAAGGTAGGATTTTCATGATCGTATTGAAATCTCCACGTGAGATTGAAAAAATGCATGAAGCGGGAAAGCTTCTTGCTTCCACCCATAAAGAAATAGCTAAACTGATTAAGCCGGGAGTGACAACTTGGGACATTGAAGTTTTCGTGGACGAATATTTGAAAAAACACGGAGCGACACCGGAACAAAAAGGATATCGTGGCTACGAATATGCAACTTGCGCGAGCGTCAACGATGAAGTATGTCATGGATTTCCCCGGAAACAAGCGTTAAAAGAAGGAGATATTGTCACGATTGATATGGTGGTCCGGTTAAACGGCGGGCTGGCAGATTCGGCTTGGTCTTATGCTGTTGGAGAAGTCGATCCACAAACCCAAAAATTATTAGATGTAACGAAGACAGCGTTATATAAAGGAATCGAACAGGTGAAAATAGGAAATAGAATTGGAGATATTGGCCACGCTATTCAAACTTATGTGGAGGCGGAAGGTTTTTCTGTCGTTCGAGATTTTATCGGCCATGGAATAGGTGCGGTCATTCATGAGAAACCGGATGTTCCTCATTTCGGCCTCCCTGGAAAAGGTCCGCGCATAAAAGAAGGGATGGTCTTTACGATTGAACCGATGGTGAACATAGGCCATTGGGCAACGAAAATGGACGCTAATGGCTGGACGGCTAGAACAATGGATGGATCGCTGTCTGCTCAATATGAGCATACGATCGCTGTTACAAAGGACGGAATTCTCATACTAACCGATCAAGAGGAAGAAAAAACTGCCGGCTCCCACTAAACCGGCAGTTTTTCCTTACTTTCTCAAATATCCGAGTTCTTCCACAATCGCTTGCATCTCATTAGGGCTGAAATGATTTTTTCTCTGTACTAGTTCATAAATTTCTTTTAGTTCTTCATATTTGTCGGAACTAAAATTAGTAGATTTTAAAGCATCACCGTTGACCATTTTTAGCTTTTCTTTAATCTTTTCCACCATAAACTCAATATTTTCTAATGTGTTTTTTGAGAGATCCACTTGATCCATCCTTTCCCTTTTCGGCTAGTACTTATTCATATATTTTCATGTTTTTTCATTCCTGTCAAACCGAGCCGAGAAGAGATAGGATCTATGGTTTGAAAGCCGAAAGGTCGCTTTCGTTCGTGTTCTATGAACAATGACAAAGAAATACCACTATTTCTTTGTCGTTTTTCAATGAAAAATTTTGTAGAATAATGATAATACCATTTGCTTTTCTTGGCGGGCGACAAGCCCTTCATGGTTAATTTGATATTTTTTTAATATGGACAACGTTCCATGATGAGGAGATTCTCCGATATGCCAGCCGCCGATGCCAGCTGAGTCAACCGCAATTTTTTGATCTAACTTTTCTCGTTTTACCATGTCACGAAACATCGCCTCAGCCATGGGAGAACGACAAATATTTCCTAAGCAGACAAACAAGACGTGAATCAATCCAACCCTTCCTTTCTTTTGTACAGCGAGAAGACTTAAACAAATTCGATTATATTGTGGCGATGGATCAAAGCAACGTGGATGATTTACATAAGCTTGCTGGAGATGCTTCCACTACACACATCATTCGTTTGCTTGACTTAGTGGAAGAATCTGAGCAAAAGGATGTACCTGATCCTTATTTCACCGGTAATTTTGAAGAGGTTTATGAGCTGATCAAAAAAGGCTGCGACCGTCTGCTTGCGCTAATTAAAAAGGAACATAACCTTTAAGGGGGTAAAAAAATGGGGAGAAATAAATTCTTTGCAGGAATGTTCATCGGTGCTGCCGCAGGGGCTGCTGTCAGTTTATTGGACAAGTCCACACGCTCTAAAATGTCTAAAGTGTGCCAATATGTTGTCCAAATCGCAAAAGATCCAAATCGCATCATTTCTTCCACTAAGGAGATAGTAGAAAAAGCTAAAGAAACGGTCAAACAAGTGAATGAAGATGTTGGCTTTATCCGTGAAAAAGTGGAGGATCTTCGTGATTTAACACCGCAAGTGAAGGAATTGCTGACGGAAGCAAAAGATACGTTTTTGCCTGAAAAAAAGGATGCATCCTATCAAGACATCCATAACGAAAAGGAAACGACGGAAAGCGGAAAGTAGTGGACTATGGTTGGGATCGTGCGCTGAAGGGTATCTGGATGAAAAGGTCATGAAAGGCCTTGAACGGTCAAAAAGATAACAGAGAGCAATAAGCGAACAGAATGATAAAGCCGGAGCTGCTGAACCTGAAAATCCGCTTGATCGATTCCATAACTTCAATACGTTTTATGCAGCAACTCATAAAAAAGGGGGAGCGTTTTGGCCGCTCCCCTTTTCGATTTCTCGTTTTTTAATAAGCTTTTAATTCTTGTGCTTCGAACGCTTTTTCTTTTGGAGATTTCAAAAGCCGAAGCCCGTTTAAAATCACTAAGATCGTGCTTCCTTCGTGACCGATCACTCCGAAAGGAAGATCGAGAATTTGAAGGAAGTTGGAGCAAATTAACAACATAATGACTGCGATCGAAAAGACGATATTTTGTTTTACGATTTTATTCATTCTTTTGGAAAGCTGAATCGCATTGGCAATTTTGGCTAAATCATTTTTCATCAAAATAATATCAGCCGTTTCAAGCGCTGCGTCTGTTCCTTCTCCCATGGCAATTCCAACGTTTGCGG of the Bacillus smithii genome contains:
- the motB gene encoding flagellar motor protein MotB; the encoded protein is MAKRKKRNDDERISESWLLPYSDLLTLLLALFIVLFSMSAVDAKKFQKFAQTFNDIFQGSTGVMDFSDTIQTPVPSPDGKANKDDILNKKDEKELKQVEGRINQYIEKKHLTNKITTSLTSEGLLLRIRDNVLFDSGKATIRKEDVQMARELSNLLVMNPPHQIIISGHTDNVPIKTASFESNWELSAMRAINFMKILLENPKLDPSQFSAKGYGEYQPVADNSTPEGRAKNRRVEVLIMPINQQKNVQQ
- the motA gene encoding flagellar motor stator protein MotA, with translation MDKTTIIGVILGIIAIGVGMVLKGVNLSVLANPAAFLIIIAGTISAVTIAFPTNEIKKVPKLFAIIFKEQKLMSRLEVIRLFSEWAEIARREGLLALESRLDEIEDPFLKNGLSLAVDGQNADYIRDVLTEEIEAMEERHKVGISIFLQAGTYAPSLGVLGAVIGLIAALGNMSDTDALGHAISAAFVATMLGIFTGYVLWNPFANKLRRKSQQEVQLKEMMIEGILSIIEGEAPRTIEQKLSSFLPQEERKNMMMEAEGVSQNGEA
- a CDS encoding DUF1128 domain-containing protein, with protein sequence MDLSKNTLENIEFMVEKIKEKLKMVNGDALKSTNFSSDKYEELKEIYELVQRKNHFSPNEMQAIVEELGYLRK
- the map gene encoding type I methionyl aminopeptidase, with the protein product MIVLKSPREIEKMHEAGKLLASTHKEIAKLIKPGVTTWDIEVFVDEYLKKHGATPEQKGYRGYEYATCASVNDEVCHGFPRKQALKEGDIVTIDMVVRLNGGLADSAWSYAVGEVDPQTQKLLDVTKTALYKGIEQVKIGNRIGDIGHAIQTYVEAEGFSVVRDFIGHGIGAVIHEKPDVPHFGLPGKGPRIKEGMVFTIEPMVNIGHWATKMDANGWTARTMDGSLSAQYEHTIAVTKDGILILTDQEEEKTAGSH
- a CDS encoding DUF1992 domain-containing protein, whose translation is MDYFTLLAEEKIKAAYEKGAFDDLPGKGKPLKMDSMVEIPEDLRMAYRIMKNAGYMEEEQEIRKEFLTIEELIRQCHDEQERKRLEKQWSQRLIQYNQLLSKRKIKTNSSLFKRYEQKIEKRIIGSNSNS
- a CDS encoding type 1 glutamine amidotransferase domain-containing protein, which translates into the protein MGKKIAVLVTDMVEDSEYTEPVKAYKEAGHEIVNIEKEKGKTVKGKHGDAVITIDESIDNAKVENYDALLIPGGFSPDILRADDRFVQFVKDFMDSKKPVFAICHGPQLLITAKALEGKTATGYKSIRVDMEYAGAHYKDEEVVVSDNQLVTSRTPDDIPAFNRESLKLLQ